The nucleotide sequence TTGTGTTCTGTTCCTTTTTTTTTGTCTGCATATAGGTTGAGTGTCAGTCATCTTGTTCTTCCTTATGTTTGCCCATGTCTTTGTTCTACTTTAGTTCAATGCTTTTCTATAGTGTTGTTTGCTGCTGTATATCAAAAGGTCCTTACAGTAAACTAAACCAACATAGGAGGAACTAGGTGCATTGCAAATATTAAGATATAGACACCCAAATTTGTGCAAAAAGAAGACTTTGAGCTTGGGTAGTGGGGGGTGTATGCCCATATCTCTCACCAACTGAGCTAGGCTAAGTTCCTGTTTTTGTAACATATAAGATTGATTTAGTAGATTACTAGTATAATTCATTGCATTACCTGCTTGCATAACTGACAAATGATAAAAAATGCAGTTCCTCGGAACTTCAGGCTATTAGAAGAGCTTGAGCGTGGAGAGAAGGGCATTGGTGATGGGACAGTGAGCTATGGAATGGATGATGCAGATGACATCTATATGCGGTCATGGACTGGTACCATCATCGGCCCTCACAATGTGAGAGCACAATCTCATCCTCTTGAGCTTTGCTGTGCCTTTCTTTTAATAATATAGACATGCTCAACTGTCAACTACTAGTACTTTGCTGCAACACCTGCATGCAACCTTAAATTTTATCTATACCATGTCTAATTAAATCGTTTCAACCAAACATGGCTGTTCAACCTTTAATAGCATGGAGAAAAGGATGGTGACAACAGTGGTTGTAGATTAATGTATATATATGATTAACCATGATGATTCTTCCTCCTGAAATATGAATAAATAAATTTGTGGATATCCCATTTTTGACATCACATAGCAAGAAAACTGCTTGGGGCATGTAGCAAATCATTGAATATTCAACCATCTGGCGCTCTTCTCTAACAGCGCAGAGTCTTTTCCATAGAGTTACTTCTCTTGGCTATCTAATTTATTTCCACTTTCTGCAATGTCTCTCTTGTAAGACTGTACATGAGGGTCGCATCTACCAGCTTAAGTTGTTTTGTGACAAGGACTATCCTGAGAAGCCACCATCTGTCAGGTTCCACTCAAGAATCAACATGACATGTGTTAATCACGAGACGGGAGTGGTAATTACTGCCTCGCTCTTCTCTGTCTTTGTCATTCCTGTGTGAGCAACTGAGCATGCATTCACGCAACTAATTTCCTATTGGTACATCCATGTAGGTTGATCCAAAGAAGTTTGGTTTGCTAGCAAACTGGCAGCGAGACTACACAATGGAGAACATCCTAGCC is from Miscanthus floridulus cultivar M001 chromosome 7, ASM1932011v1, whole genome shotgun sequence and encodes:
- the LOC136463283 gene encoding ubiquitin-conjugating enzyme E2 variant 1C-like, translated to MTLGSSGAGSSVVVPRNFRLLEELERGEKGIGDGTVSYGMDDADDIYMRSWTGTIIGPHNTVHEGRIYQLKLFCDKDYPEKPPSVRFHSRINMTCVNHETGVVDPKKFGLLANWQRDYTMENILAQLKKEMAASQNRKLVQPPEGTFF